The stretch of DNA ACCCCTGCCGCCGGCACAACCCATCGCGGGAACAGGCCGCGGCTTtgcgcggcgcgccgccggtggGAACTGGGTCGCCGGGAAACCCCCGCAGGGCCCGGGGGATTTCGGAAAGATCCACGCGCCGCGGAGCCGCCACAGGCAACCCGAAGGCCTTTCAAACCGCGCTGCGGTCGGCCGCCAAAAacgcgggggtggggaaaaAATGGTACCCTCCGCTCGCCGAAGCTGGCGGCGCCAGGCATGTGTAACGCGAGCCGCCCCGACGCAGCCGCGATGTCTGGTGTAGCCCCCCGCCTGCGTTTAGTCGGTCATCTGAACTCTGGCCTGCGAAAGCTTTGCCTGAACCCCGTGCCGCCCACGCTTGATGGACTTCTGCTCGCTGAAGGGGGAATGTTTGGCGCCAAGAGCATGATGCAGGCCGCCGACCCGCGCCACGGCCGCTACCCCACCGCATGCGCGCTGTTCCGCGGCCGCATGTCGACGAGCAGATGCTGAACGTGCAGAACAAGAACTCCAGCTACTTCATCGAGTGGACCTCAAACAACATCAAGTCCTCCATCCGCGATATCCCGCCCAAGGGCCTCAAGATGCCCGTCACCTTCATCGGCAACAACACCTGCATCCAGGAGATGTTCCGCCGCGTTGGCGAGCAGTTCGTCGACATGTTCCGCCGCAAGTCTTTCCCCCACCGGAACGCCGGTTGGGGCATGGACGAGATGGGGTTCACCGAGGCCGAGTCCAACATGAACGACCTTGCCTCCGAGTACCAGAAGTACCAAGACGCCGCCttagaggaagagggcgaacacaaagaggggaagggggcctTCTGGCTGTCTGTGTATGCGCGCACGCTGGCGCACACCAcgccccccgcccccccacCCGCATGTCATGGTGatttttttctgcttctaTTTTGCGAGTCGGTGGGGGACTGGCCTAAGCGCctggggggtgggtgggcaagGCGGGCCgcatgtgcgcgcacacgcctctgcgcatgtgcattggcaccccaccccctctccctcctttcatttcctctctctctgtcacgGCAAAAAACGACGTCCACAGCGGATCTCTCGTCTTGTGCCTTTCTGCCTTTTCAGGTGTCGCCGCCCAAGCCCCAcacaccgtcgccgcccccCC from Leishmania panamensis strain MHOM/PA/94/PSC-1 chromosome 1 sequence encodes:
- a CDS encoding beta tubulin-like protein (TriTrypDB/GeneDB-style sysID: LpmP.01.0810), yielding MRAVPRPHVDEQMLNVQNKNSSYFIEWTSNNIKSSIRDIPPKGLKMPVTFIGNNTCIQEMFRRVGEQFVDMFRRKSFPHRNAGWGMDEMGFTEAESNMNDLASEYQKYQDAALEEEGEHKEGKGAFWLSVYARTLAHTTPPAPPPACHGDFFLLLFCESVGDWPKRLGGGWARRAACARTRLCACALAPHPLSLLSFPLSLSRQKTTSTADLSSCAFLPFQVSPPKPHTPSPPPRRGAASGQRPRWDARTAALSGGQSDDAGERRRKAARATRGGRARVLAWRPPCALLLFFACVRARLSGMKSNR